The nucleotide sequence TTATATAATGGTTACTCTAATTACTCAATTGGTAAATCACGCTTTTTCGCGATATACCGCAGTTCTTCGTCTGTTATTTTTCCTTCTTTGTTAAGCTGCTTCATTATGTCAAAAGCAGCATACTTAATAGCCATTTCCTCAGCTTCCGGAGGAAATGTAAGCTCTTTTAATTCCTTCATGACCATCCCTCCTAAAGCTTCTCAATGAAATAATTTTCCATGTAGGAAATCAATTCACAATGAATACGGCTTGCCTTTCTTCTGACAACCGGAACAGATACACCAGCTTCTTCTGCCAGTGTGTAGTAATCCTTCTCCTGCTTAAGAAGCGGAATGATAAGTTCCTGCTCCTTCACACTAAGTGCATGCAGGTGTCTCTTGAAAGAAGCATATTCATCAGCCATCATTACAATGACATACTCTCTTCTCTTGAATTCCTGTACCAGAGCCGGATCTGATAAAGCATCCTCTGCTGAATTCAGTCCTTTGATAGCTCCCTCAAGCATTACATCAAGAACCGCTTCATCCGCTGTAGGATTACTATAGTTACCCAAATTCTGAATACGGACTCCAAGTTCATCTTTGTGATTGCTACGCTTTCTTTCCTTCTCTGCCTTAATCTCGTAGATCAGTCTCATTTTGCAATCCTCGATGATTCCCTGGAAGGAAGAGTAATTGGAATAAATCAGTTCGGCCCTCTCCCTAGCTGATTTGTCACCGTAGCTTTCATAGATATTAACCATAGTGGCCATATACACCTCCTATATTCAGTTGTGTTTATGTCACTAGGCTGCGCGCCGCTTCGTAACTCTTTACATGTTCTAGTCTAATTGGAATGCGCCTTAGAATCGTTAGCGCGGATGTGGACATAAAGTACACATAATGTGAACCTTAGTCCTCAAGAATCTGAATCTGTCTTAGCATTTCAAGTGCAGACTTCTTTGCTTTGTCAGTCTTCAGATTGTTTAGAATCTCTATTGCTTCATTCACAATAGGATCAAGATTATCCGGTGAATCACCGTTTAATATATAATCAGCAGATACATGAAACAGGCGACTGAGCTGTGTAAGCATCTCCGCTGAAACACCTCTGCTGTTGTTCTCATAATTGGAAATAGCAGACTTACCTTCTAAATGAAGCTTTATGGCAAGCTCCTCTTGAGTAAATCCTGCATCTGTTCTTAGTTTCTTAATTCTTCCCCCAACTGTAGTTACATCAATTACTCCGTTGTTTCTGTTTAATTTCTTCATAGCTACACCCTTTCCGGTGCCTTCCAAAACAGAAGCGAACCGAAAAAAGAGCGCAAAAATAAAAGAGCACTGCAAAACAAATACTTAAACCAGCTGATACGCATATACGTATCTTCCAGTAAGCTTCTGTTTTGCAGGCCCTTTTTAATCTGAATAGATGTCTTATGCTCCCTGGCTGCATCTATCCGTAGTAAATACGACTCTCTTCACAAACTCTTGGATGTCAGACGTCACTCATTTGTAAGTCCTTTAACGCTGTACCAGCGACCAATCCAGCAATCTCCCTGGCATCCTCATAAATATTTAATTGTAAATCTAATTGCTACTTACCTAACTTATTAAGCTTCGCAGCGTATCCGGTTAAACGAGCATGCCTCTTCTTGGCTAGCTCCTCCTCGGATCTATTATCATCGAATACGGATACCTTGCCTTTCTTCACGCACACAACAAGGCGAGCACCGCATTCCGGGCAGACCATATACGAAGTTGTACTAGCTGACTCCATAAGAAATCCACCACATCTGTGGCAGCAAACCACGCATTCCCCAATTTTTTCCTCCGCTGGACTCATCAACATCACGCCTCCTTTGACTTTCAAGCTTGATATCTCTCATTCGGAAAAGGGAAAGAAACCGATATGATGAGCATACTGTAATCTCCCGATAATGACCTTTCCGTAGTGTAGTCAACACTGCCATCATCAATGCACGACTGGTCTGATCTGTAAAAACTGTTTAGCACACATTACGCGAGGTCTTTAATGACCTTAACAGCTACACCCTGAATCTCACAATCTGAAACAATAATGTCCTTCATGGTCTTATTCTCAGGATGAAGTCTGATCTTCTGATTCTCTTTGTCTACAAAATAGCGCTTCAGCGTGTTCTCATTCCCTACAAGTGCAACAACAATATCGCCATCCGTGGCTTCTGATTGCTTTCTGACAAGTACCAGATCTCCGGGAGAGATTCCAGCATCAATCATGGACTCGCCGTTGGCTCTTAGTAAGAAAAAAGTTCCGTTGCCAAACATAGAAACAGGCAATGACACATATTCTTCAGCGTACTCTTCCTCCAGTGTGGGAACGCCGCAGGAAACAGCACCTAGAATTGCTACGCTTGTAAACTCTGTCTGAACCTTCTCGGTCTGCTCAGTAGAAATCTGCTGGCCATCATATCTGATCATGCCATTGTCACTCATGGCTAACAGATACTTATATGCAGTTCCTCTAGCAATACCGACCGCATTGGCAATCTCTGTTGTAGACGGTGAGTGGCGATAATTTTTGTAGTATTCCTCTACAAATGCCTTAATAGTACCCATAAGCTCTGTAGATTTATGTCTCATACGCCGCTCCTTTCTAAAGGAAGCAATATGCTTTCGTTACTTCCTATTTGAAAGTATATCACCACGAACACTTGTTTGCAACAATAATCTACAAAATAACGAAAATATCTGACAGCCGCAAAAATCGTGCACTCCCCCTTTTATGATTCTAATGGTAACAAAAAACCTGTCCCAATATAGGGACTTCCGTATAGAGAGTACACACCCTTCATTCTTATTCCATTATTACGCCTTCCCTTAATGTAAAAACACAACATTCATAATAACGATAGTAACTAGTTCCTATGATTAAATTATACGCACCGACATACGATATATCTGTAAACGGTAAACCATCGGTACCGCCCCTTAAGTAAGTCACGCCCGCAGGCGTGACAGTTACTTTGTTACTTTACGACACTCATCCGGAAGGTCTTTAGACCACGGAAGAAGTTTTTCAAGAAAGCTTCGATCCGTATCATCCATATGCTCTGGGATGACTGTCAGCAGATACTTAAAGTACTCATATGGCTTTAAGTGGTTTGCTTTTGCAGTTTCAGCAATGCTGTAAGCAATCGCGCTGGATTTGGCGCCGGCGATGGTATCAATCATCACCCAGTTCTTCTTCCCAATACAGAAGCCGCGGATTGATTGCTCTGCTGCGTTGTTATCCATTGGAACTTCGCCATCTTCAAGAAAGACCTTGAGGTACTTTTCTTGATTTAATGAGTACTGAATACCTTTGTATGTTTTGCTTCCACGCAATACGTTCGGCTCCATCTTTCGAGTCCACGCAAAGTAGGCCTCAACAAGAGGCTTAACCGTAAGTTGGCGATGTTCTAAACGTTCCTCTGAAGAGAGGTCAGCCAGCTTCTTTTCCTCGCGATAGATGGCCTGAATCATTTTCAGAGCCTTATTCGCGGTGCAGGACTTTTGTTTGTCTTTCGACGCAGCCTTTAACGCTTCGTCAAAGCGACGTCTCGCATGTGCCCAACATCCTGCAATGGTAAGGTCTTCACGTTCACTTTCAATCGTGTGATAGACTTGATAACCATCGGTAACACAAACACCTTGGAAATCCTTGAGGAATTCTCTCGGATGGTCAGACTTACGAGTCTTCTGGTAATCATAGATTACAATCGGTTTGTCCTGGTACATCTTACCAGTGCGATAAACCCACATGTAACTCTTAGAACCAGCATCTCGTCCGTCCTTATTTACGAGACATGGTGTCTCATCCGCCTGTATGACATGGTAATCATAGAGGCGCTGATGCAGATAATCATAGATTACTGCCAGATATCGGTTTGCGCACTGGATAACCCAGTTCGCCATGGTCTGTCTTGAAATGTTAATGCCTGCGCGATTATATTCGGCCTCAATCCGATATAAAGGCATGGCATTTACGTACTTTGCGTTACAGATTCCGGCTACCGTACTTGCAGATGCTAAACTATTACGAAGCAGTTGCTTCGGATGGTTTGCTTTTACCATTCGTTCTGATTTCGCTCCGGAGTATACAGCTACATGATGCTCCTCAACAGAAACGGATGCCGGTGTATATTTATAGCGCTTATAAACTTCATCAGGAAGTCGCTTCCAGGACTCATCTCCGAAGAAGGATTCTAATTCTTCTTCCGACATCTCGTGAGAGATTTGTTCCACAGGTAAGCCTTTGATATCTTCTTCCTTTTTTCCTTTGGGCTTCTTGCGGGTAGTAGTAACCACTTCCGGTTCTTCATCCTCGTAGAACTCCTCAGCAATCGCTTCGGCCTCATTGAAGATGATTTCACCATTCTCAAGCGTAAAGGAAATCTGGTTCGCGATATCCGATTTCTCAGATGAACGACCAAACCGATGTCGATTCATATCAGCCATCTGCTCCAACATCAGTTGCATCTTGTTATCAATTGATTCCAACTGATCCTGCAGTGTTAAAAACAGCTGTATGAGCGTCGCCTTGTCGAAATTATTCAGTTGTTCTTCTGTGTATCTTACTGACATAATCGCTCCATTTCTTATGGAACTATTATAGCGAAAATGCAGTATTTTAGCGAATTCTAGCCGTTCGAGAATTCGTCAAACTGCCTATGCCTGTAAGCTTCACATGTTTGATATATGAAAGCCTAATAAAAAGGCCATTCAATCGATACGATGGTATTTCCAGAGGATTTTGGCAGGTATACAAGCCATAGAAACGGCTCTATGCCCTGCAAAATCAAGACTTTTATAGCCATGATTTAGGTCGTAAAAATTCTCTGTTTTATACAAAAACTATGCGATTTCTTTGGGCTCAGTAAGTTCAGAAATCGGATGCTTTGCAACTACGGATAAGCCGCTCATTAGATTTCGGTATTGTTCTTCCGTAATGCTAAGGGCTTCCTTTGCAGTTCTTGGCCATGCAAAAGATCCAACCTCTAATCGCTTGTATAGAAGGAGGAACCCATCTCCTTCCCAGACAAGCCCTTTGATTTTGGTAGCCTTGCGTCCGCAAAAAAGAAATAAAGTATCTTTATCAAAAGGATCTAGTTGGAATTGCATCTTAACGTAGGATGCAAGTCCATCGATACCTTGACGCAAGTCAGTGTATCCAGTAGCTATGTAAATCTTCTTAAAGGCAGTCGTATCATTTAGCATGACTGGCCACCTCGATAAGTTTCAAAAGAAACTGTTCAGAAATATCTTCCGATATTTCAATTCGAGTGCTGCCACAAAGGATGGATGCAACACCGGAAGATGTACTGACTGTTTTACTACTTGGTGCTGGTGCAAGTTCAACAAAAGTAGGTTCTACAACCGCAGGTGGTTCGACTGACTTAGCAGGAACAATAGATGTTTGTTCAAGCGAATCAACATATAGCTGCTGTATTTTCCTTAAGCGGCAATAAAACGTTGCAGGTTTGATGCCATTGGCTTCGCACCATGCCGCAGAGGACATGCCCTCAGGGCGGGCTTTGTATGCTTGGACTTCTTCGAACCATTTCTGATAGCGCATACTTTGCTTTAACTGTGCTGGATTACTCATTTGTGATTACCTCCCGTAGTATACATACTATGTAGACTATGCATACTCTACATAGTTGATCTACTGGAATTATCGCAAAATCACAGCACGCTTACGAGGTACCGATGGTTTACCGGTTACATATATCTAATTTCATATAATTAATTGCTCTTATATCATTTGAATGATATTATATCAATATACTTAATTTCGATATTTTTTAATAATAATACATATCAGTTTTGAAAAGGGGATTGCATTATGGGGTATATTGAAAACGCTAACGATTTCATTAAGGATAAAATAAAAGAAACCAACATTACACAAAAAGAAATAGCAGAAAAAATTCTCGGAACTAATCAGCCTAATTTCAGCTCGGCTCTTAATCAGAAAAAAGGTCGTCGCTTTACAATTGAACAGTATATCGCATTAGCTGATTACTTTGGAGTTTCACTCGATGAGTTATTCGGACGTAAAACTGCTTCATCTCAAATTAGTGCTAGGAGCATCGGCTCTTGGATTATTGAATTATTCAAATCTAAAAGAGCAATTTTTAAAACCATAGAACTCAATGAAACAGATACAGATAAGCGCTATGATAGCTATCCAACCTCTACAGAATATCAAGCGCTGCTATTTCCAAACTTTGATAATAATAGTGCTAGGTATCAATCATTTTATTTTGATAAAATGGTTAACGGCGATTCTGCATACTATGACAATAGCGATCATGATAATATTGCAATCAACGCTTTCATTAAAAAATACTTGGATATCGAGAACTTCAATTCAGAAAAAGGTATGCCGGAAGAAGCTTATAATATAGTAATAAGTACGTACCTTAATGAATTAAACTCAGCTCCTTATTGCGCGCCTCAAAAATTTAGAGAAAAATTTGTGCCTGCAGATGAGGATTTATTTTAAAAGTTCACACTAAAAATAGCCCGCGCGTGCGAGCTATTTTTTATTTCTCATCCTTGGGAACAGCACCAATCCGTTCCTGAAATTTTAAGAACCATTCACTAAACATCTTTTCGTTCTTCTTATTTTTGATCTCGTCTAAAAGTTTCTTAGATTCTTCTACGTTTTTCTCCTTAATAGCATCCTGATACTTGTATAAAACCTTAGAGCAATCTACACAAATATTAATGTCTTTTTCTAGCTCTTCAAATGACTCTAAAAGCTTTTTCTTTTTTCCGCAACAAGCACATTTCATTACATACACCTCCACTAAGCAAATGCTGGCACCATATCAATTTCAATGACATCCTCATCCTTTATCACTTCTCTTGTATTAACTGCCTTCTCAAAATATGGGATTAAGAATTGTTCAATATCATAGTACTGATGATTAGATTTTAATAGATCTCTTTGTAGTTTATTGATATCCTTACCCGCATCATCTAACTCAGAGATGAGTCTATCAATCTCTTCCTCTGTCATCAAATAATCAACTGCAAGGTTTGCAACAGCAGCATTAAACAATCTTGCCGTAATAACAGCATCATCCTCTTTAAATAGATTAGTAAGCTGCCTCATGGCAACACCTAATACTGTTCCACCGATAAGACCACCCACAAATCCCAAAACAGCGCCTAGTCTTTTATCTACTTTCTTGCCTACTTTTTCACCAATTTTTCCTGCAGCAATTCCAGCACCATAAGCACCGGCAATATTTCCAAAAAATGAAGCACTTAATGAAACCATGTTTTTTACAAATTGTGCACCGCTAATTTTCTTATCAATCACCTTGTATATATCCGGAACCGCAAAAACAGTGAATAATACGCCCTCAGAAACTGCGGTGCTTCTCAATGCCTTTGCAAAGCTCTTTGATGCAGCACCGCCAGATATCTTTGCTTGGCCAAGTAGCGCTCTTTTAGCATTAATCAATTCCGTAACAAGTTTCGTTCCCAATGCATCGGTTATTTTTTCCGAAATAGGAATCATTGCCTTTGTTAAGCCAGTACGTGCAATCTGATTAGAAATTAGATTTGCTGCAAACGCCGGTCCAAATACCTGAATAGCTGTATCTATCGCAGCATCTTGTGCCTTTTTTCTGTTCTTAGTCTTCCAAAAAACAATTCCAAAGGAAGCTAATGCAGATATACCTGCTGCAAATGTACAAGTAACCGTTCCCGTAGCAATATCATAGGTTATAGACTCGAAAGTACCTGCTTTTGCAAGATTACGGGCTTGTGCATACGTCAGCTTACTTTTTCTCACCAATTCTTTAGCTTGACTAGGATCTGTCACTCCTGGAACCTGCCCTTTCGCGATTTTCTTTTCCATCGCAAGAACAGCTTTTTCATATTGATCAGAAGGCACCTCAACCTGCATTGGTTTTCCAGATTTCAAATCGTAGTATCTATACTCAAGTGCACCTGTATCTGGATTTTTCTTAAAGCAAGCACCAACACTTGAATTTGCATTCTTACAGAATTTACATTGAACCGGTTTCCCATTAATCAATTTATCAGGGCCATTTTTTGCATTATCTCGTCCTACAACTGTAGACTTATCTCCGCTAAGCTTATCTAAAATGGTGCTTCCTTCTTCTGCATAAATACCATGACCAGTTTTACTCTGATCTGCGCCATAGGCAGCATTAAAAGTCGCCTGTTCAAAGTTTAATGCTTCTACCTCGCCAAGTGCTGCAGACTCACTAAAATCATAGGCTTGGGCCTCTATTCGTTGTAATTCTTTTTCATAGTTCTCAAAGAAGGAGCAAACATCCTTATTCTTAAAATATAGAATAGGAACATCTCCGTTTCGAAGAACATATACTTTTTCTCCGTCAATTTCTTCCCTGTCAAATGAGTATGATTCAGGATCAAAGTATTCCCATAATACAATCTGATAAAAAAGCTTCAACTCGTTTTCTTTTTTATTCTCGCCATTTTTACTTTTCTTTAACGCTCGCCTAGATGCCTTAAGAACTATTCCTCTATCAGTAATAACAGTTCCCTCCGGATATCCAGCAAAAGATTGAATATCTGCCCATAAAATATCAAAGTCATTGGGTACCGGCATATACTCTCTAATTTTAGCTTTATTCTTATCTGTTAATTCTGTTGGTGATGATGGCATAAGTTTCATCAGCTTTTCCAGAATATCATTCATCTAAAACACCCTCTTCTACATCAAAATAGTTTTCATATCTGTGAATGAATGCTTCATGAATAGCATCCAGTCTTCCAACCGGTGACCATTCAAAATCAGTGTTCTCAATTACGCCATTTAAAAATGCTATATAATCTTCTTCTTTTTCAAGATACATTTTCTTTAAAATAGCAACAGGGAGATTGACGCTATAAACGGTACTTTGATACGGTTCTTCTTCAATATCTTCAACGGCGTACACCCTAACCGTTTCATCTTTTGAAAGAATTAGAGCACCCAAAGCTCTATCATCTAACAGTTCTAAAATAGCCTCTCCGACCTGTTCTTCTAATTCTTCAATAGCATTGTCACGCAATTTTTCCTGCCACGATTTGTATTTTTCCAGATCATGACCTACTCCTAACCCCAGCACAAGGGTAACTACTGCAGCATCATCAAGATATCCAATAACTGGTATAAAGTCTGGTATTAAATCAATTGGACTAATAACATATATCAGCGCAGCTAGAATCGAAATAATTGAAGTCAATGGTATATCTGTATATTCCCGCTTAACATATGACTCCACCAACTGAT is from Lachnospiraceae bacterium C1.1 and encodes:
- a CDS encoding helix-turn-helix transcriptional regulator, with product MKKLNRNNGVIDVTTVGGRIKKLRTDAGFTQEELAIKLHLEGKSAISNYENNSRGVSAEMLTQLSRLFHVSADYILNGDSPDNLDPIVNEAIEILNNLKTDKAKKSALEMLRQIQILED
- the lexA gene encoding transcriptional repressor LexA, whose protein sequence is MRHKSTELMGTIKAFVEEYYKNYRHSPSTTEIANAVGIARGTAYKYLLAMSDNGMIRYDGQQISTEQTEKVQTEFTSVAILGAVSCGVPTLEEEYAEEYVSLPVSMFGNGTFFLLRANGESMIDAGISPGDLVLVRKQSEATDGDIVVALVGNENTLKRYFVDKENQKIRLHPENKTMKDIIVSDCEIQGVAVKVIKDLA
- a CDS encoding IS66 family transposase, with the translated sequence MSVRYTEEQLNNFDKATLIQLFLTLQDQLESIDNKMQLMLEQMADMNRHRFGRSSEKSDIANQISFTLENGEIIFNEAEAIAEEFYEDEEPEVVTTTRKKPKGKKEEDIKGLPVEQISHEMSEEELESFFGDESWKRLPDEVYKRYKYTPASVSVEEHHVAVYSGAKSERMVKANHPKQLLRNSLASASTVAGICNAKYVNAMPLYRIEAEYNRAGINISRQTMANWVIQCANRYLAVIYDYLHQRLYDYHVIQADETPCLVNKDGRDAGSKSYMWVYRTGKMYQDKPIVIYDYQKTRKSDHPREFLKDFQGVCVTDGYQVYHTIESEREDLTIAGCWAHARRRFDEALKAASKDKQKSCTANKALKMIQAIYREEKKLADLSSEERLEHRQLTVKPLVEAYFAWTRKMEPNVLRGSKTYKGIQYSLNQEKYLKVFLEDGEVPMDNNAAEQSIRGFCIGKKNWVMIDTIAGAKSSAIAYSIAETAKANHLKPYEYFKYLLTVIPEHMDDTDRSFLEKLLPWSKDLPDECRKVTK
- the tnpB gene encoding IS66 family insertion sequence element accessory protein TnpB (TnpB, as the term is used for proteins encoded by IS66 family insertion elements, is considered an accessory protein, since TnpC, encoded by a neighboring gene, is a DDE family transposase.), whose product is MLNDTTAFKKIYIATGYTDLRQGIDGLASYVKMQFQLDPFDKDTLFLFCGRKATKIKGLVWEGDGFLLLYKRLEVGSFAWPRTAKEALSITEEQYRNLMSGLSVVAKHPISELTEPKEIA
- a CDS encoding helix-turn-helix transcriptional regulator — protein: MGYIENANDFIKDKIKETNITQKEIAEKILGTNQPNFSSALNQKKGRRFTIEQYIALADYFGVSLDELFGRKTASSQISARSIGSWIIELFKSKRAIFKTIELNETDTDKRYDSYPTSTEYQALLFPNFDNNSARYQSFYFDKMVNGDSAYYDNSDHDNIAINAFIKKYLDIENFNSEKGMPEEAYNIVISTYLNELNSAPYCAPQKFREKFVPADEDLF